In Terriglobia bacterium, the genomic window TATCGACGAGATTACGGAGCGGTCCCCAACCTTAACGCCGCTGATGCATCGTACGAAAAGTTCCGATATTACATCCGCGAAAAACATGGGGGACGGCCGCTTGAATTGGGCGGCAAGGACGTGACGTTGTTCCGGCCAGACGAATATGAAATCACTGAGGGGGAAGGAACCGAGAACGGTCTTAAGGAGATTTGGGCGACTGGGACGATCCTTGATGGTAATTCGTCTGGCCGCTTTTTTCGGGACTATCTCGCGGGAAGGTCAACGATCGATGGGCTTGGCGCATTGTATAAGGTTACGGGCATTGGGGATGACAAATTTGGTTTTCGCTATTTCACGGGTCCTCGAAGGGCTGGTGCCACTAAGGGAAAATACTTCCAGGGTGTTCCACTTAACCAGCTAGAGAATCCCGATGTCCAGAGCTTGTCCCCGATCGAGAACTTCTATGATCTTGCAGGCTCGTTCGGGAATTGTCGGCACGAAGGTGGAGTTGAGTTCAGAAGTGGGAAGAAACCCGAGAAGTTGTTGGAAATAATCATCCGGCATTTCTCAAGCCCGGGCGATTGGATCTTGGACTCGTTCGCAGGCTCGGGCACAACGGGAGCTGTTGCCCATAAAATGCGACGTAAGTGGGTGATGGTTGAGCTTCGTGAACACTGCGACAGCCACATTGTACCGAGGATGACTAGCATCATCAACGGGACGGATTTGACAGGTGTCACGGAGACTGTTGGCTGGAAAGGCGGTGGTGGTTTCCGGTACTACCGGATTGCGCCTTCGCTGCTGGAAAAGGACAGGTTCGGGAACTGGGTCATCAGCAAACAATTCAACGCAGCCATGCTGGCCGAAGCGATGTGCAAGCTGGAAGGCTTCACGTATGCTCCCAGCGAAACGGAATACTGGATGCATGGGCATTCCACAGAGCGCGATTTCATTTACGTTACCACCCAAACGCTCACGCGCGAACAGCTTCAAAAGCTCAGCGAGGATGTGGGGGAGAGCCGGTCGCTGCTGGTTTGCTGCTCCGCTTTTCGCGCTCGCGATCTCTCACAGTTTCCCAACCTCACGGTGAAGAAGATTCCCAAAATGGTGTTGAACCGCTGCGAATGGGGCAAGGACGACTACAGCCTAGAAATCGAGAACCTGCCAGCGCCCCCGCCGGAAACATTCGTTGAGCCAGCAGCCAGCGCAAAACCCAGGAACGGGAGGAAGTCCAGCAGCAATGGCTCGCTGGACCTGTCTGAGGCAGTGGCGGAAACGGAGGGCGGCGGCAAATGAATCCAGTCGTAAACGCCATATCCAACCGCTTGAGCCTCCGGGCGCCGCAGCGGGAATCCCTGAATATTCTCGACCGGGTGTGCGAGTTGCTGGCACTCGATCGGGC contains:
- a CDS encoding site-specific DNA-methyltransferase; amino-acid sequence: MEKRQKLELTWIGKEDRPRLEPRVLLEDPAQSYHAATRVTDHDIFDNRLIFGDNLLALKALEPEFAGQVKCIYIDPPYNTGNAFENYDDSVEHSVWLGLMRDRLEVLRNLLRPNGFICCHIDDSEGQYLKVLMDEVFGRANYLTTFYIQVRYPEKTLKQDMAFHKEIEQIHIYRRDYGAVPNLNAADASYEKFRYYIREKHGGRPLELGGKDVTLFRPDEYEITEGEGTENGLKEIWATGTILDGNSSGRFFRDYLAGRSTIDGLGALYKVTGIGDDKFGFRYFTGPRRAGATKGKYFQGVPLNQLENPDVQSLSPIENFYDLAGSFGNCRHEGGVEFRSGKKPEKLLEIIIRHFSSPGDWILDSFAGSGTTGAVAHKMRRKWVMVELREHCDSHIVPRMTSIINGTDLTGVTETVGWKGGGGFRYYRIAPSLLEKDRFGNWVISKQFNAAMLAEAMCKLEGFTYAPSETEYWMHGHSTERDFIYVTTQTLTREQLQKLSEDVGESRSLLVCCSAFRARDLSQFPNLTVKKIPKMVLNRCEWGKDDYSLEIENLPAPPPETFVEPAASAKPRNGRKSSSNGSLDLSEAVAETEGGGK